One Oryza brachyantha chromosome 3, ObraRS2, whole genome shotgun sequence DNA segment encodes these proteins:
- the LOC102722385 gene encoding protein DETOXIFICATION 40-like, with amino-acid sequence MAAGEASPSSSHELSRRLEGILRDGEAPWARRVCKAAVVEVRLLMPIAAPAIVVYVLNNVLSISTQIFCGHLGNLELAASSLGNNGIQIFAYGLMLGMGSAVETLCGQAYGAHKYDMLGVYMQRSTVLLMATGVPLAVLYAFSRPILVLLGESPEIAGAAAVFVYGLIPQIFAYAANFPIQKFLQAQSIVAPSAYVSAAALLLHVALCWLAIYRLGMGLLGASLALSVSWWVIVAAQFVYIVASDRCRRTWTGLSWRAFSGLPDFLRLSAASAVMLCLETWYFQILVLLAGLLDDPQLALDSLTVCMTLAGWVMMISIGFNAAASVRVGNELGAGHPRAAAFSVVVVTALSFVITVAMAVVFLIFRDYISYIFTDGETVSRAVSDLCPFLAATLILNGIQPVLSGVAVGCGWQKTVAYINVGCYYFVGVPLGFLLGFKFHLGAKGIWSGMLGGTCMQTLILFWITFRTDWNKEVEQAKKRLNQWDDKKQPLLASTDE; translated from the exons atggccgccggcgaggcgtcgccgtcgtcgtctcaCGAGCTCAGCCGCCGGCTGGAGGGCATCctgcgcgacggcgaggcgccgTGGGCACGCCGTGTTTGCAAGGCGGCCGTGGTGGAAGTCAGGCTGCTGATGCCGatcgcggcgccggcgatagTGGTGTACGTGCTCAACAACGTGCTCTCCATCTCCACGCAGATCTTCTGCGGCCACCTCGGCAACCTCGAGCTCGCTGCTTCGTCGCTCGGCAACAACGGCATCCAGATCTTCGCCTACGGCCTCATG CTCGGAATGGGGAGCGCGGTGGAGACGCTGTGCGGGCAGGCGTACGGCGCACACAAGTACGACATGCTGGGCGTCTACATGCAGCGCTCCACCGTGCTGCTCATGGCCACGGGCGTCCCGCTGGCCGTCCTCTACGCCTTCTCCCGCCCcatcctcgtcctcctcggcgAGTCCCCGGagatcgccggcgccgccgccgtgttcgTCTACGGCCTCATCCCGCAGATCTTCGCGTACGCCGCCAACTTCCCCATCCAGAAGTTCCTGCAGGCGCAGAGCATCGTGGCGCCCAGCGCGTAcgtgtccgccgccgcgctgctgctgcacgtGGCGCTGTGCTGGCTGGCGATCTACCGGCTCGGCATGGGCCTCCTCGGCGCGTCGCTCGCGCTGAGCGTCAGCTGGTGGGTGATCGTCGCCGCGCAGTTCGTGTACATCGTCGCCAGCGACCGGTGCCGGCGGACGTGGACGGGGCTGTCGTGGCGGGCCTTCTCCGGCCTGCCCGACTTCCTCAGGCtgtccgccgcctccgccgtgaTGCTCTGCCTCGAGACCTGGTACTTCCAgatcctcgtcctcctcgccggcctcctcgACGACCCCCAGCTCGCCCTCGACTCCCTCACCGTCTG CATGACGCTTGCTGGATGGGTGATGATGATATCCATCGGGTTCAACGCGGCAGCGAG CGTGCGCGTGGGGAACGAGTTGGGAGCGGGGCacccgcgcgcggcggcgttctcggtggtggtggtgaccgCGCTGTCGTTCGTGATaacggtggcgatggcggtggTATTCCTCATCTTCCGCGACTACATCAGCTACATCTTCACGGACGGGGAGACCGTCTCCCGCGCCGTCTCCGACCTCTGCCCGTtcctcgccgccacgctcATCCTCAACGGCATCCAGCCCGTCCTCTCAG GCGTGGCTGTCGGGTGTGGATGGCAGAAGACTGTGGCGTACATCAACGTCGGATGCTACTATTTTGTGGGTGTCCCTCTCGGTTTTCTCCTGGGCTTCAAATTCCATCTCGGTGCAAAG GGGATATGGAGTGGGATGCTAGGTGGAACCTGCATGCAGACGCTCATATTGTTCTGGATCACTTTCAGGACTGACTGGAACAAAGAG GTGGAACAAGCCAAGAAGAGACTGAATCAGTGGGACGACAAGAAGCAGCCGCTTCTAGCAAGCACCGACGAATGA
- the LOC102722664 gene encoding protein DETOXIFICATION 40-like: MGTASGHHPPPLLSSVAAAGQGDDGVGSGGGAGARREAGPAAAHGASAELERILADETAEPSSARRLARAAPLELRRLVALAAPAVAVYMINYAMSMSTRIMCGQLGTLELAAASLGNVGIQVFAYGLMLGMGSAVETLCGQAYGAHKYDMLGVYMQRSTVLLTATAVPLAVIYVFSKELLIFLGESPEIAGAARLYVVGLIPQIFAYAANFPIQKFLQAQSIVAPSAYISAATLVLHVALSWLAVYKLGLGLLGASLILSLSWWVIVAAQFAYIVVSDRCARTWAGFSCRAFSGLPEFLKLSAASAVMLCLETWYFQVTVLVAGLLKDPEIALDSLAVCMSISGWVFMVSVGFNAAASVRVSNELGAGNPRAAAFSVKVVTSLSLMVAAIIAAVVMCLRDYLSYVFTQGEEVARAVSSMTPLLAVTIVLNGIQPVLSGVAVGCGWQAFVAYVNIGCYYIIGVPFGCLLGFHFDLGAMGIYGGMILGLFVQTLILVYVTFRTDWNKEVGEAKKRLNKWGDIAKPLLANED; the protein is encoded by the exons ATGGGTACGGCGAGCGGTCaccatccgccgccgctcctgtCGTCtgtggccgccgccggacagggcgacgacggcgtcggcagcggaggcggcgccggtgcgAGGCGGGAAGCaggtccggcggcggcgcacggggcGAGCGCCGAGCTGGAGCGCATCCTGGCGGACGAGACGGCGGAGCCGTCGtccgcgcggcggctggcgcgcgcggcgccccTGGAGCTCCGGCGGCTCGTGGcgctggcggcgccggccgtggCGGTGTACATGATCAACTACGCCATGTCCATGTCGACGCGGATCATGTGCGGCCAGCTCGGCACGctggagctcgccgccgcctcgctcggCAACGTCGGCATCCAGGTCTTCGCCTACGGCCTCATG CTTGGCATGGGGAGCGCGGTGGAGACGCTGTGCGGGCAAGCCTACGGCGCGCACAAGTACGACATGCTGGGCGTCTACATGCAGCGCTCCACCGTGCTgctcaccgccaccgccgtcccgCTCGCCGTCATCTACGTCTTCTCCAAGGAGCTTCTCATATTCCTGGGCGAGTCCCCGGagatcgccggcgccgcccgcctctACGTCGTGGGCCTCATCCCGCAGATCTTCGCGTACGCCGCCAACTTCCCCATCCAGAAGTTCCTGCAGGCGCAGAGCATCGTGGCGCCCAGCGCCtacatctccgccgccacgctgGTGCTGCACGTCGCCCTCAGCTGGCTCGCCGTCTACAagctcggcctcggcctcctcggcgcctcGCTCATCCTCAGCCTCAGCTGGTGggtcatcgtcgccgcgcAGTTCGCGTACATCGTCGTCTCCGACAGGTGCGCGCGGACGTGGGCCGGGTTCTCGTGCAGGGCGTTCTCCGGCTTGCCGGAGTTCCTCAAGCTGTCGGCCGCGTCGGCGGTGATGCTTTGCCTCGAGACGTGGTACTTCCAGGTCACggtgctcgtcgccggcctgcTCAAGGATCCGGAGATCGCTCTTGACTCTCTTGCAGTGTG CATGTCAATATCAGGATGGGTGTTTATGGTGTCGGTTGGCTTCAATGCAGCAGCCAG TGTTAGAGTGAGCAATGAGCTTGGCGCCGGCAACCCAAGGGCGGCAGCGTTCTCCGTGAAGGTGGTGACTAGCCTGTCACTGATGGTGGCGGCGATCATAGCTGCCGTTGTCATGTGCCTCCGTGACTACCTCAGCTACGTGTTCACGCAGGGCGAGGAGGTTGCCCGTGCTGTTTCCTCCATGACCCCGTTGCTCGCTGTTACCATCGTGCTCAATGGCATTCAACCAGTCCTCTCAG GTGTTGCGGTTGGCTGTGGATGGCAAGCTTTCGTGGCATACGTTAATATCGGATGTTACTACATCATCGGTGTTCCTTTTGGCTGCCTTCTTGGATTTCACTTTGATCTAGGTGCTATG GGGATATATGGTGGAATGATCCTAGGACTGTTTGTTCAAACTCTCATTCTTGTTTATGTCACGTTTCGTACAGACTGGAATAAAGAG GTAGGGGAAGCAAAGAAGAGGCTCAACAAATGGGGTGACATAGCCAAACCACTTCTTGCTAATGAGGATTGA